In one window of Deltaproteobacteria bacterium DNA:
- a CDS encoding alpha/beta hydrolase produces MSERTIETRRGIKCRVREAGRGAPLVFLHGAGGLLPQETLLDALAERFHVFAPVWPGFGAEPGEDALEDMLDFALHGWDVVEALGIERPVLVGHSMGGMIAAEMAALNNAAVEKLALLAPAGVWLDAHPIPDMFAMTPFELPRYLFADAKAGEKLLTAGLDLSNNDALKNFMVGNARRLGTAGKILFPVPNRRFSKRAYRVSAKTLICWGDEDRLIPPVYAEAWQRLIAGSEIARVAGAGHMLTLEQPRAVADAIAKHLG; encoded by the coding sequence ATGTCCGAACGCACGATCGAAACGCGCCGCGGCATCAAGTGCCGTGTGCGCGAAGCAGGGCGCGGCGCGCCGCTCGTGTTCCTTCACGGTGCGGGCGGGCTGCTTCCTCAGGAAACGCTGCTCGACGCGCTCGCCGAGCGCTTCCACGTGTTCGCGCCGGTGTGGCCCGGTTTCGGCGCCGAGCCCGGCGAAGACGCGCTCGAGGACATGCTCGACTTCGCGCTGCACGGCTGGGACGTGGTCGAGGCATTGGGGATCGAGCGGCCCGTGCTCGTCGGGCACTCGATGGGCGGCATGATCGCCGCGGAGATGGCGGCGCTGAACAACGCTGCGGTCGAGAAGCTCGCGCTGCTCGCGCCCGCCGGCGTGTGGCTCGATGCGCACCCGATCCCGGACATGTTCGCGATGACGCCGTTCGAGCTGCCGCGGTACTTGTTCGCCGACGCGAAGGCGGGCGAGAAGCTGCTCACCGCGGGCCTCGATCTCAGTAACAACGACGCGCTGAAGAATTTCATGGTCGGCAACGCACGCCGTCTCGGCACAGCGGGCAAGATCCTCTTCCCCGTGCCGAACCGCCGCTTCAGCAAGCGCGCGTATCGCGTGAGCGCGAAGACGCTGATTTGTTGGGGCGACGAGGATCGCCTGATTCCGCCCGTGTACGCGGAAGCGTGGCAACGCTTGATCGCCGGCAGCGAGATCGCGCGCGTCGCGGGCGCGGGCCATATGCTCACGCTCGAGCAGCCGCGCGCGGTGGCGGACGCGATCGCGAAGCATCTCGGGTGA
- a CDS encoding LLM class flavin-dependent oxidoreductase — MKFTWFNLMPWPHLPDGFREKHRSVWVDLPNSMYDPREGNRVYHEYLDQLEYADSLGFDGIGCNEHHQNGYGLMPSPNIIAAALARRTSRAAIAVIGNSIALYNPPIRVAEEFAMLDVISGGRLLAGFPVGTPMDTNFCYGQIPALTRDKYYEAHDLIMRAWREREPFAFDGKYTQLRHVNLWPRPIQEPHPPIYIPGGGSVETWEWCARMDYNYSYLSFGGYIAGQAMLEGFFEEVGKLGKDESPYRGAFAQVMAVADTDQEAEELYAEHILYFFNRCLHVYPGFSDPPGYRTIKTIQGGKLDQLRAEAQRVYATLTWKDLVERGFVIAGSPATVRERCEDMIKRLHVGHIFCLFQSGNMPDWKTRRSTRLFAEKVMPHLKDLWPEWKNDNRWWCKPYDARVRPEDTFPGAERDARAHTSRNS; from the coding sequence ATGAAGTTCACGTGGTTCAACCTGATGCCCTGGCCGCATCTGCCCGACGGCTTCCGCGAGAAGCACCGCTCGGTGTGGGTCGATCTGCCGAACTCGATGTACGACCCGCGCGAGGGTAACCGCGTCTACCACGAGTACCTCGACCAGCTCGAGTACGCGGACTCGCTCGGCTTCGACGGCATCGGCTGCAACGAGCATCACCAGAACGGCTACGGCCTGATGCCTTCGCCGAACATCATCGCCGCCGCGCTCGCGCGCCGGACCTCGCGCGCGGCGATCGCGGTGATCGGCAACTCGATCGCGCTCTACAACCCGCCGATCCGCGTCGCGGAAGAGTTCGCGATGCTCGACGTGATCAGCGGCGGCCGCCTGCTCGCCGGCTTCCCCGTCGGCACGCCGATGGACACGAACTTCTGTTATGGGCAGATCCCCGCCCTGACACGAGACAAGTACTACGAGGCGCACGACCTGATCATGCGCGCGTGGCGCGAGCGCGAGCCGTTCGCGTTCGACGGCAAGTACACGCAGCTGCGCCACGTGAACCTCTGGCCGCGCCCGATCCAGGAGCCGCATCCGCCGATCTACATCCCCGGCGGCGGCAGCGTCGAAACCTGGGAGTGGTGCGCGCGCATGGACTACAACTACTCCTACCTCTCGTTCGGCGGCTACATCGCCGGCCAGGCGATGCTCGAAGGCTTCTTCGAGGAAGTCGGAAAGCTCGGCAAGGACGAGTCGCCCTACCGCGGCGCGTTTGCGCAGGTGATGGCGGTGGCCGACACCGACCAAGAAGCCGAGGAGCTCTACGCAGAGCACATCCTCTACTTCTTCAACCGCTGCCTGCACGTCTACCCGGGTTTCAGCGATCCGCCGGGCTACCGCACGATCAAGACGATCCAGGGCGGCAAGCTCGATCAGCTGCGCGCCGAGGCGCAGCGCGTCTACGCGACGCTCACGTGGAAGGACCTCGTCGAGCGCGGCTTCGTGATCGCGGGCAGCCCCGCGACCGTGCGCGAGCGCTGCGAGGACATGATCAAGCGCCTGCACGTCGGCCACATCTTCTGCTTGTTCCAGTCGGGCAACATGCCGGATTGGAAGACGCGGAGGTCGACGCGCCTGTTTGCGGAGAAGGTGATGCCGCACCTCAAGGACTTGTGGCCCGAGTGGAAGAACGACAACCGTTGGTGGTGCAAGCCGTACGACGCGCGCGTGCGGCCCGAGGACACGTTCCCGGGCGCGGAGCGCGATGCGCGGGCGCACACGAGCCGTAACAGCTGA
- a CDS encoding TIGR03564 family F420-dependent LLM class oxidoreductase, with product MRIGIMTGASGPGDTIDTLVARGQEVERRGFPALWMANIFSLDAILTLAIMGRETKRIELGTAVVPTYPRHPFAMAQEALSANQAAGGRFTLGIGLSHRIVIEGMFGMSYDKPARHMREYLEVLGPLLRGEQVKYAGQVYQVNGSLGIGASAPSVMVAAMADKMLEATGQLADGTILWMTGANTVANHVAPKLNAAARAAGRKAPRIAAGIPIALTNDPAGARQWAATNLVVYGQLPSYRAMLDREGLAGPADLALVGDEKALDAGLARMRDAGTTDFVASIIPSDPGADARTLDYLQSKL from the coding sequence ATGCGCATCGGCATCATGACTGGCGCGTCCGGCCCCGGCGACACGATCGACACCTTGGTCGCGCGCGGCCAAGAGGTCGAGCGGCGCGGCTTCCCCGCGCTGTGGATGGCGAACATCTTCTCGCTCGACGCGATCCTCACGCTCGCGATCATGGGGCGGGAGACCAAGAGGATCGAGCTCGGCACGGCGGTGGTGCCGACGTATCCGCGCCACCCGTTCGCGATGGCGCAGGAGGCGCTCAGCGCGAATCAAGCCGCCGGCGGGCGTTTCACGCTCGGCATCGGGCTCTCGCACCGCATCGTGATCGAGGGGATGTTCGGCATGTCGTACGACAAGCCGGCGCGCCACATGCGCGAGTACCTCGAGGTGCTCGGGCCGCTGCTGCGCGGCGAGCAGGTGAAGTACGCGGGGCAGGTTTATCAGGTGAACGGCTCGCTCGGCATCGGCGCCAGCGCACCTTCGGTGATGGTCGCGGCGATGGCGGACAAGATGCTCGAGGCGACCGGGCAGCTCGCCGACGGCACGATTCTCTGGATGACCGGCGCGAACACGGTCGCGAATCACGTCGCGCCGAAGCTGAACGCCGCGGCGAGGGCCGCCGGGCGCAAGGCGCCGCGCATCGCCGCGGGCATTCCGATCGCGCTGACGAACGATCCCGCGGGCGCGCGGCAGTGGGCGGCGACGAACCTCGTCGTCTACGGCCAACTTCCGAGCTATCGGGCGATGCTCGATCGCGAAGGCCTCGCGGGCCCCGCGGACCTCGCGCTCGTCGGCGACGAGAAGGCGCTCGACGCCGGCCTCGCGCGCATGCGCGATGCGGGCACCACGGATTTCGTCGCGTCGATCATCCCGAGCGATCCGGGCGCCGACGCGCGCACGCTCGACTACCTGCAAAGCAAACTCTGA
- a CDS encoding SDR family oxidoreductase produces the protein MSDSASHVVLLTGATGFVGKVVLEELMRRRAELGVGRVLALVRASDPEHADARLRGDVVTSACFAAHEPGWEKCVEAIAGDLTKPGLGLAAGVRDRVANEVTHVIHCAASVEFNLPLAEATAVNTTGALEALGIARECRRLASFVDVSTAYVTAHPKPVRGELLRVEEKLAPLPRDPASKYADILAGRVAPARLLGETGHPNTYTLTKCIAEHLVARRGEQLPVTLLRPSIVSASERTPSPGWIDSGAAFAAFVIGLATGRLRVVAGDLAARLDVVPCDAVAHRIVEAAFAPPARGELRIRHAVAGLTGALQIQLCRERITAFFEANPVRGSGVNIRYVGNPGVPFALAELAYHELPAAKDLVLAKLSRKPALVKAARAGAERLRAVNRDFTYFTHATFDFQSSVPLAPALDPANYLDVVCEGVSRNLLSRRRGRSS, from the coding sequence GTGAGTGATTCCGCGTCGCACGTCGTGCTGCTTACGGGCGCAACGGGGTTCGTCGGGAAGGTCGTGCTCGAGGAGCTGATGCGGCGCCGCGCGGAGCTCGGCGTCGGGCGTGTCCTCGCGCTCGTGCGGGCGAGCGATCCGGAGCATGCGGATGCGCGGCTGCGCGGGGACGTGGTGACCAGCGCGTGCTTTGCGGCGCACGAGCCCGGCTGGGAGAAGTGCGTCGAGGCAATCGCGGGCGACCTGACGAAGCCGGGGCTCGGCCTCGCTGCCGGAGTGCGCGATCGCGTCGCGAACGAAGTCACGCACGTGATTCACTGCGCGGCATCGGTGGAGTTCAACCTGCCGCTCGCCGAGGCGACCGCGGTGAACACGACGGGCGCGCTCGAAGCGCTCGGCATCGCGCGCGAATGCCGGCGGCTCGCTTCGTTCGTCGACGTGTCGACCGCATACGTGACCGCACACCCGAAGCCCGTGCGCGGCGAGTTGTTACGGGTGGAGGAGAAGCTCGCGCCGCTGCCGCGCGACCCGGCGTCCAAGTATGCGGACATCCTCGCGGGCCGCGTGGCGCCTGCGCGCCTGCTCGGCGAGACGGGCCACCCCAACACGTACACGCTCACCAAGTGCATCGCCGAGCACCTCGTCGCGCGGCGCGGCGAGCAGCTGCCGGTGACGCTGCTGCGCCCGAGCATCGTGTCCGCGAGCGAGCGCACGCCGTCGCCCGGCTGGATCGACAGCGGCGCCGCGTTTGCCGCGTTCGTGATCGGCCTCGCGACCGGCCGGTTGCGCGTGGTCGCGGGCGACCTCGCCGCGCGGCTCGACGTCGTGCCGTGCGACGCCGTCGCGCACCGCATCGTCGAGGCGGCGTTCGCGCCGCCCGCGCGCGGCGAGCTGCGCATCCGTCACGCAGTGGCGGGCCTGACAGGTGCGCTGCAAATCCAGCTCTGCCGCGAGCGCATCACCGCGTTCTTCGAGGCCAACCCCGTGCGCGGCTCGGGCGTGAACATTCGCTACGTCGGCAACCCCGGCGTCCCGTTCGCGCTCGCCGAGCTCGCGTACCACGAGCTTCCCGCCGCGAAGGACCTCGTGCTCGCGAAGCTCTCGCGCAAGCCCGCGCTCGTGAAAGCCGCGCGCGCCGGAGCCGAACGGCTGCGCGCGGTGAATCGCGACTTCACGTACTTCACCCACGCCACGTTCGACTTCCAGAGCAGCGTGCCGCTCGCGCCGGCGCTCGATCCGGCGAACTACCTCGACGTCGTGTGCGAAGGCGTGAGCCGGAACCTGCTGAGCCGAAGACGCGGCAGGAGCAGTTAG
- a CDS encoding LLM class F420-dependent oxidoreductase: MRIGVIAPISNPVGTPEYVHALGAAVEERGFHSYWAPEHVVLFDEYASRYPYSEDGRIGGGPTSGPLEPFVALSFLASATKRLRLGTGVLLVPQRNPVYTAKSVASLDWLSGGRVELGVGVGWLREEFASLGVPWDRRGDRTRSYVGVMRALWRDEISQYKDEFYELAPCRQFPKPVQQPNPPVLFGGESDAALARVAEVGDGWYGFNLTPATAKDRLAALDARLSRAGRKRSDVRIYATPNWREPLNEETAARFAELGVDQLIVSVAARSQDDLARKLDRALPLVAAAAKL, encoded by the coding sequence ATGCGCATCGGCGTCATCGCGCCCATCAGCAACCCGGTCGGCACGCCCGAATACGTGCACGCGCTCGGCGCGGCGGTGGAGGAGCGCGGCTTTCACTCGTACTGGGCGCCGGAGCACGTCGTGTTGTTCGACGAGTACGCGTCGAGGTACCCGTACTCCGAAGACGGACGCATCGGCGGCGGGCCCACCAGCGGGCCGCTCGAGCCGTTCGTGGCGCTCTCGTTTCTCGCCAGCGCGACGAAGCGCCTGCGGCTCGGCACGGGCGTGCTGCTCGTGCCGCAGCGCAATCCCGTGTACACGGCGAAGTCGGTCGCTTCGCTCGACTGGTTGTCCGGCGGGCGGGTCGAGCTCGGCGTGGGCGTGGGCTGGCTGCGCGAGGAGTTCGCGTCGCTCGGCGTGCCGTGGGACCGCCGCGGCGATCGCACGCGTTCGTACGTCGGCGTGATGCGCGCGCTCTGGCGCGACGAGATCTCGCAGTACAAGGACGAGTTCTACGAGCTCGCGCCCTGCCGCCAGTTCCCGAAGCCCGTGCAGCAGCCGAACCCGCCGGTGCTCTTCGGCGGCGAGAGCGATGCCGCGCTCGCGCGCGTCGCGGAAGTGGGGGACGGCTGGTACGGCTTCAACCTCACGCCCGCGACGGCGAAGGATCGCCTCGCCGCGCTCGACGCGCGGCTCTCGCGCGCGGGCCGCAAGCGCAGCGACGTGCGCATCTACGCCACGCCGAACTGGCGCGAGCCGCTGAACGAGGAGACGGCCGCGCGCTTTGCGGAGCTCGGGGTCGATCAGCTGATCGTCTCGGTCGCCGCGCGTTCTCAGGACGATCTCGCACGCAAGCTCGATCGCGCGCTGCCGCTCGTCGCTGCTGCCGCGAAGCTGTGA
- a CDS encoding amidohydrolase family protein → MPYATGRTFYDADSHIMELGDWLVRYADPGVREKIRPLYLGGAGALADKAVEEAARRRGDAEAARKLEDDLMGPKGWGALGAFDPHERSRALDLLGFGSQLVFSTFAATQFLGDDLDLTYGGTRAHNRAMAEFCEHDPRLVAVGFVPWGDPQRVLDEAREAIRLGCGAILVPSHPMGKLSPTHPDYHPFWALLEETGIPFMSHIGGGGRPLHRAFHNNGKPKTTDFLGGGENIRSKDFMTIHNPPETFLSCLVLDGIFEQFPRLRGGCIEQGALWVPAWLKRLDIAQQTFSKTEPALRLPLKASDYVRRQLKFTPFATEPVGWLIEQAGEELFLFSSDYPHPEGGRDPLARFEGSMPAVSENAKAKFYAANYAEMMGMRAS, encoded by the coding sequence ATGCCCTACGCCACCGGCCGCACGTTCTACGACGCCGACTCGCACATCATGGAGCTAGGCGACTGGCTTGTTAGGTACGCCGACCCCGGCGTGCGCGAGAAGATCCGGCCGCTCTACCTCGGCGGCGCGGGCGCGCTCGCGGACAAAGCCGTGGAGGAAGCGGCGCGCCGGCGCGGCGACGCGGAGGCGGCGCGCAAGCTCGAAGACGACCTGATGGGGCCGAAGGGTTGGGGCGCGCTCGGCGCGTTCGACCCTCACGAGCGCAGTCGCGCGCTCGACCTATTGGGGTTCGGCTCGCAGCTCGTGTTCAGCACGTTCGCCGCGACACAGTTCCTCGGCGACGACCTCGACCTCACGTACGGCGGCACGCGCGCGCACAATCGCGCGATGGCGGAGTTCTGCGAGCACGATCCACGCCTCGTTGCGGTGGGCTTCGTGCCGTGGGGCGATCCGCAGCGCGTGCTCGACGAGGCGCGCGAAGCGATTCGCCTCGGTTGCGGCGCGATCCTCGTGCCCTCGCACCCGATGGGGAAGCTCTCACCGACGCACCCCGACTACCACCCGTTCTGGGCGCTGCTCGAAGAGACCGGCATCCCGTTCATGTCGCACATCGGCGGCGGCGGCCGGCCGCTGCATCGCGCGTTCCACAACAACGGCAAACCGAAGACCACGGACTTCCTCGGCGGCGGCGAGAACATCCGCAGCAAAGACTTCATGACGATCCACAACCCGCCCGAGACGTTCCTCTCGTGCCTCGTGCTCGACGGCATCTTCGAGCAGTTCCCGCGCCTGCGCGGAGGCTGCATCGAGCAGGGCGCGCTGTGGGTGCCCGCGTGGCTGAAGCGCCTCGACATCGCGCAGCAGACGTTCTCGAAGACGGAGCCCGCGCTGCGTCTGCCGCTGAAGGCGAGTGATTATGTGCGACGCCAGCTCAAGTTCACGCCATTCGCGACGGAGCCCGTGGGCTGGCTGATCGAGCAGGCGGGCGAGGAGCTGTTCTTGTTTTCGAGCGACTACCCGCATCCCGAAGGCGGCCGCGATCCGCTCGCGCGCTTCGAGGGCTCGATGCCGGCAGTCTCGGAGAACGCGAAGGCGAAGTTCTACGCCGCGAACTACGCGGAGATGATGGGGATGCGCGCTTCGTGA
- a CDS encoding CDGSH iron-sulfur domain-containing protein — translation MKIKVIQNGPIVLDTTEAVAIAGGETKTGPLYLCRCGQSANKPFCDGAHRKVKFEGPGAELTCG, via the coding sequence ATGAAGATCAAGGTGATTCAAAACGGCCCGATCGTGCTCGACACCACGGAGGCCGTCGCGATCGCGGGCGGAGAGACGAAGACGGGGCCGCTGTATCTGTGCCGCTGCGGGCAGAGCGCGAACAAGCCGTTCTGCGACGGCGCGCATCGCAAGGTGAAGTTCGAGGGTCCTGGCGCCGAGCTCACCTGCGGCTAG
- a CDS encoding FAD-binding oxidoreductase: MTDANSQRIVPNPPSPRVEERLDGWGFADSGFRLDDAGEVEFGGSRYAIGGKKIPSLLPWGTDIFASPLDTRDRNAPRYPTKVPERVVNEPFERALAEKLDPARISIDPKQRLRHGHGHTQEDMWGAKWGEFARVPDLVVWPTSGDEVRVVIELARAHRACVIPFGGGTNVTDALRCLESEKRTIVSLDMRRMNRVLWIDAENRTACIQAGATGSEIEEVLGRHGFTCGHEPDSMELSTLGGWVATNASGMKKNRYGNIEDLLLSISAITPEGGELARAPSARESVGGDPARWLIGSEGRLGVVTSAVVKVFPRPAVRRFGSVLFKSFEQGFAFVRDVERAGCKPASIRLMDNLQFQFGQAVKPAKTGAAALMSRIEKAFVLGVKGFDANQMVACTLLFEGTEQEVSAQERGVYALAKQHRGMKAGAENGKRGYELTFAIAYIRDFIMQHWVVAESFETTVPWSQVLSVVNGVKRRVSEEHAARKLPGKPFISVRVTQLYEAGACLYFYFAFYYKGVEHPSEVFAELERAARDEILKNGGSLSHHHGIGKLRASFLPRVFTPAALAWRERMKHAFDPENVLGSGNG, from the coding sequence ATGACCGACGCGAATTCGCAGCGCATCGTTCCCAACCCGCCTTCGCCGCGAGTGGAAGAGCGACTCGACGGTTGGGGCTTTGCCGACAGTGGCTTCCGCCTGGACGACGCGGGCGAAGTCGAGTTCGGAGGATCGCGCTACGCGATCGGCGGCAAGAAGATCCCGTCGCTGCTGCCGTGGGGCACCGACATCTTCGCGAGCCCGCTCGACACGCGGGATCGCAACGCGCCGCGTTACCCGACGAAGGTGCCTGAGCGCGTCGTGAACGAACCGTTCGAGCGCGCGCTCGCGGAGAAGCTCGACCCGGCGCGCATCTCGATCGATCCGAAGCAGCGCCTGCGCCACGGCCACGGCCACACGCAAGAGGACATGTGGGGCGCGAAGTGGGGCGAGTTCGCGCGCGTGCCCGACCTCGTGGTGTGGCCCACGAGCGGGGACGAAGTTCGCGTCGTGATCGAGCTCGCGCGCGCGCACCGCGCCTGCGTGATCCCGTTTGGCGGCGGCACGAACGTGACCGACGCGCTGCGCTGCCTCGAGTCCGAGAAGCGCACGATCGTGTCGCTCGACATGCGGCGCATGAATCGCGTGCTGTGGATCGACGCGGAGAACCGCACCGCGTGCATCCAAGCGGGCGCGACCGGCAGCGAGATCGAGGAAGTGCTCGGACGCCACGGCTTCACCTGCGGACACGAGCCGGACTCGATGGAGCTCTCGACGCTCGGCGGCTGGGTCGCGACCAACGCCAGCGGGATGAAGAAGAACCGCTACGGGAACATCGAGGATCTGCTGCTCTCGATCTCGGCCATAACACCTGAGGGCGGCGAGCTCGCGCGCGCGCCGTCTGCCCGCGAGAGCGTCGGCGGTGATCCGGCGCGTTGGCTGATCGGCAGCGAGGGCCGCCTCGGCGTCGTCACGAGCGCGGTCGTGAAGGTGTTCCCGAGGCCCGCGGTGCGCCGTTTCGGCTCGGTGCTGTTCAAGAGCTTCGAGCAAGGCTTCGCGTTCGTGCGCGACGTCGAACGCGCGGGCTGCAAGCCCGCGAGCATTCGGCTGATGGACAACCTCCAGTTCCAGTTCGGCCAAGCGGTGAAGCCCGCGAAGACCGGCGCCGCGGCGCTGATGAGCCGCATCGAGAAGGCCTTCGTGCTCGGCGTGAAGGGCTTCGACGCGAATCAGATGGTCGCGTGCACGCTGCTGTTCGAGGGCACGGAGCAAGAAGTCTCGGCGCAGGAACGCGGCGTCTACGCGCTCGCGAAGCAGCATCGCGGGATGAAGGCGGGCGCGGAGAACGGCAAGCGCGGCTACGAGCTCACCTTCGCGATCGCCTACATCCGCGACTTCATCATGCAGCACTGGGTCGTCGCCGAGTCGTTCGAGACGACCGTGCCGTGGAGCCAGGTGCTGAGCGTCGTGAACGGCGTGAAGCGGCGCGTCAGCGAAGAGCACGCGGCGCGGAAGCTGCCCGGCAAGCCGTTCATCTCGGTGCGCGTGACGCAGCTCTACGAAGCGGGCGCGTGCCTCTACTTCTACTTCGCCTTCTACTACAAGGGCGTGGAGCACCCGAGCGAAGTGTTCGCCGAGCTCGAGCGCGCGGCGCGCGACGAGATCCTGAAGAACGGCGGCTCGCTCTCGCACCACCACGGCATCGGCAAGCTGCGCGCGAGCTTCCTGCCGCGCGTGTTCACGCCCGCCGCGCTCGCTTGGCGCGAGCGCATGAAGCACGCGTTCGACCCCGAGAACGTTCTTGGAAGTGGCAATGGATAG
- a CDS encoding amidohydrolase, with protein MSSATPEFLVDADSHVLEPPDLWERYLEARYRERAIRIVPGPGGTEQLVADGEVLMPMGLAGLGGADHDAPSVFATPTLKYTDTAPRASFDTSARLALMTDWGVSAGVVFPTIGILWDKQRDPELAMAWARAYNRWQADFVAPARERLWPIAHVPLYDATLAREELERCLRAGFKGMFVAPEPVAGKRPSHPDFDPVWALLEEAGLPFCLHVIVRFNRSLGGVSQWYSREAGEFNAVFGFGLGGTYQLIPAISSIVCDGLFDRFPRLKAFVVEAGGGWAGYVMDRLDEKYARFGSPFMKRAPSDYFRENVWVCCDPSERGIDATCDLLGEEHVLWGSDYPHIDAHVAAPQEIRAAVAGLSEKRRRLVLGENARKLFAGK; from the coding sequence GTGAGCTCTGCGACGCCGGAGTTCCTCGTCGACGCCGACTCGCACGTGCTCGAGCCGCCCGATCTCTGGGAGCGATACCTCGAGGCGCGCTACCGCGAGCGCGCGATTCGCATCGTGCCGGGGCCAGGCGGCACCGAGCAGCTGGTGGCCGACGGCGAGGTGCTGATGCCGATGGGCCTCGCGGGCCTCGGCGGCGCGGATCACGACGCGCCCAGCGTCTTCGCGACGCCGACGCTCAAGTACACGGACACTGCGCCGCGCGCGAGCTTCGACACGAGCGCGCGGCTCGCCCTAATGACTGACTGGGGCGTGAGCGCCGGCGTCGTGTTCCCGACGATCGGGATCCTGTGGGACAAGCAGCGCGATCCCGAGCTCGCGATGGCGTGGGCGCGCGCGTACAACCGCTGGCAGGCGGACTTCGTCGCGCCCGCGCGCGAGCGTCTCTGGCCGATCGCGCACGTGCCGCTCTACGACGCGACGCTCGCGCGCGAGGAGCTCGAGCGCTGCCTGCGCGCCGGCTTCAAGGGCATGTTCGTCGCGCCGGAGCCGGTGGCAGGGAAGCGGCCGTCGCATCCCGACTTCGACCCGGTGTGGGCTTTGCTCGAGGAAGCGGGCCTGCCGTTCTGCCTGCACGTGATCGTGCGTTTCAATCGCTCGCTCGGCGGCGTCTCGCAGTGGTACTCGCGCGAAGCGGGCGAGTTCAACGCCGTGTTCGGCTTCGGCCTCGGGGGCACGTATCAGCTGATTCCGGCGATCTCGTCGATCGTGTGCGATGGCCTCTTCGATCGCTTCCCGCGCCTCAAGGCGTTCGTCGTCGAGGCGGGCGGCGGCTGGGCGGGATACGTCATGGACCGCCTCGACGAGAAGTACGCGCGCTTCGGCTCGCCCTTCATGAAGCGCGCGCCGAGCGATTACTTCCGCGAGAACGTGTGGGTGTGCTGCGATCCGAGCGAGCGCGGCATCGACGCGACCTGCGACTTGTTAGGCGAAGAGCACGTGCTCTGGGGCAGCGACTACCCGCACATCGACGCGCACGTGGCGGCGCCGCAGGAGATTCGCGCCGCGGTCGCTGGGCTCTCCGAGAAGCGGCGTCGCCTCGTGCTCGGCGAGAACGCGCGCAAGCTGTTCGCAGGGAAGTGA
- a CDS encoding histidine phosphatase family protein — MSAIYLLRHAQSEWNALGRWQGHGDPPLSALGREQARAAAAKLAALRVESIVASDLRRAAETAAIVAAELCLAIEHDTLWRERDIGAWTGFTRGEIEARWPDEYAHFRAHEEHVRPGGGESDAMLRARAREALAALRTRHAAARVLVVTHRGIARMLVPQQPLGNAEWCEVQTG; from the coding sequence GTGAGCGCGATCTACTTGTTACGGCACGCGCAGTCGGAGTGGAACGCGCTCGGGCGCTGGCAGGGCCACGGCGATCCGCCGCTCTCCGCGCTCGGCCGCGAACAGGCGCGCGCCGCCGCGGCGAAGCTGGCGGCGCTGCGCGTCGAGTCCATCGTCGCGAGCGATCTGCGCCGCGCTGCGGAGACGGCCGCGATCGTGGCGGCGGAGCTGTGTCTCGCGATCGAGCACGACACTCTCTGGCGCGAGCGCGACATCGGCGCGTGGACGGGTTTCACGCGCGGGGAGATCGAGGCGCGCTGGCCGGACGAGTACGCGCACTTCCGAGCGCACGAGGAGCACGTGCGCCCCGGCGGCGGCGAGTCCGACGCGATGCTGCGCGCCCGCGCGCGCGAAGCGCTCGCTGCGCTGCGGACGCGCCACGCCGCCGCGCGCGTGCTGGTCGTCACGCACCGCGGCATCGCGCGCATGCTCGTGCCGCAGCAGCCGCTCGGGAATGCGGAGTGGTGTGAGGTGCAGACCGGCTGA
- a CDS encoding M15 family metallopeptidase — MGEFKLDARSAEELKGVHPDLVAVVTRAVELTVQEFAVHDGKRTFEEQKKLVESGASKTLDSRHLSGHAVDLVPLVNGKLRWEWEPIHRIATAVRQAAKELGTPLRWGAAWDIDFTGSQDDPEDLCTDYAARRRKAWKRAFLDGPHYELPLSKYPA; from the coding sequence ATGGGCGAGTTCAAGCTGGATGCAAGGTCCGCGGAGGAGTTGAAGGGAGTGCACCCGGATCTCGTCGCCGTCGTGACGCGCGCGGTGGAACTGACGGTGCAGGAATTTGCAGTCCACGATGGGAAGCGAACCTTCGAGGAACAGAAGAAGCTGGTCGAGTCAGGCGCGAGCAAGACGCTCGACTCACGTCACCTCTCCGGACACGCCGTCGATTTGGTTCCGCTCGTGAACGGCAAGCTCCGATGGGAGTGGGAGCCGATCCATCGAATCGCCACGGCCGTCCGCCAAGCGGCGAAGGAGTTAGGGACGCCCCTGCGGTGGGGCGCTGCTTGGGACATCGACTTCACGGGATCGCAGGACGATCCAGAGGACCTCTGCACCGACTACGCGGCGCGGAGGAGGAAGGCGTGGAAGCGAGCTTTCCTCGACGGGCCTCACTACGAGCTTCCGCTGTCGAAGTATCCGGCATGA
- a CDS encoding BrnT family toxin: MVEWDPAKADENTRKHGVEFRHAETVFADVHLLLLPSEWIGEARWSAIGSDGLGRILMVVYTWRGDRRRLISARRATRRERRTYEATRR, from the coding sequence ATGGTCGAGTGGGATCCCGCCAAGGCGGACGAGAACACGCGCAAGCACGGAGTGGAGTTCCGGCACGCGGAGACCGTCTTCGCTGACGTCCACCTGCTGCTGTTGCCGAGTGAGTGGATCGGCGAGGCGAGGTGGTCGGCGATTGGATCGGACGGCCTGGGCCGCATTCTCATGGTCGTGTACACCTGGCGCGGTGATCGCCGGCGACTCATCTCCGCAAGGCGCGCAACGCGCCGCGAGCGGAGAACCTACGAGGCGACTCGAAGATGA